Proteins from a single region of Bacteroidota bacterium:
- the prfA gene encoding peptide chain release factor 1 — protein MLEKLEALEARFKDLEILLSSPEVIADMRKFTQLNKEYSDLREVVDVIMQYKTYFNNREQAREILSNEKDVDLKALAKEELDEAEEKLPELEEMLRIMMLPKDPQDERNAIIEIRAGAGGDEAAIFAGELGRMYIRYCEGKGWKTEILESNESEAGGYSKFVLSVEGKDVYGTLKFESGVHRVQRVPVTESQGRVHTSAVSVAVLPEADEVEIEIKDADLKFETARSGGAGGQNVNKVETKVHLTHIPSGIVITCQVERTQLGNKMLAMKMLRAKLYEDAVRKQEDEIASKRKTMVSTGDRSAKIRTYNFPQSRMTDHRIGLTLYNLADVMNGHIEDIINKLQLAENTERMKNQELVH, from the coding sequence ATGCTGGAGAAGTTAGAGGCGTTAGAAGCACGCTTTAAAGACCTTGAAATATTATTGTCAAGTCCCGAAGTGATTGCCGATATGCGTAAATTTACACAACTCAATAAGGAGTATAGCGACTTACGCGAGGTAGTGGATGTGATTATGCAGTATAAAACCTACTTTAATAACCGAGAACAAGCCCGTGAAATTCTCTCCAATGAGAAGGATGTTGACCTGAAAGCACTTGCCAAAGAAGAGTTGGATGAAGCTGAAGAAAAGTTGCCGGAGTTGGAAGAAATGCTTCGTATCATGATGTTACCAAAAGACCCTCAGGATGAACGCAATGCAATTATCGAAATTAGAGCGGGGGCGGGCGGAGATGAAGCTGCAATCTTTGCAGGTGAGCTTGGTAGAATGTATATCAGATATTGCGAAGGAAAAGGATGGAAAACAGAAATCCTTGAGTCCAATGAAAGTGAAGCAGGAGGATATAGCAAGTTTGTTCTTTCTGTGGAAGGCAAAGATGTGTACGGAACACTCAAGTTTGAATCCGGGGTGCACAGGGTACAGCGCGTGCCTGTAACCGAGTCTCAGGGAAGGGTGCATACTTCTGCCGTTTCAGTAGCTGTTCTACCCGAAGCGGATGAGGTGGAAATTGAAATCAAAGATGCTGATTTAAAGTTTGAAACAGCCCGAAGCGGTGGTGCCGGAGGACAGAATGTAAATAAAGTGGAAACCAAAGTGCATTTGACTCATATCCCCTCAGGGATAGTAATTACTTGTCAGGTGGAGCGTACTCAACTTGGAAATAAAATGTTGGCAATGAAAATGTTGCGTGCAAAACTCTATGAAGATGCTGTGCGCAAGCAGGAGGACGAAATTGCTTCTAAACGCAAAACAATGGTTTCAACCGGAGATAGAAGTGCTAAAATCAGAACCTACAATTTCCCGCAAAGCCGTATGACTGACCATAGAATCGGTTTGACATTGTATAACCTTGCGGATGTGATGAACGGTCATATTGAAGATATTATCAATAAACTTCAACTTGCCGAAAACACGGAAAGAATGAAAAATCAAGAATTAGTGCACTAA
- a CDS encoding S41 family peptidase, with protein MLVIIGIIFGFFLKPPTKSRIYQILDIVQNDYVDQPYPQELEEDAIKGMLSQLDPHTTFVPAALVEYTERKVKGNYQGIGVDYIIYQDTAVIVKVYTRGPAYIAGLSEGDRIIEADGQKLTGDNAKDNKIIEAISGEPNSIVKITIFRKRNKKIIETQIRRGSVPLKSVETYYLIDKYTGIIKIKSFSANTYNEFKDALNALQKAGMTNLVIDLRNNGGGLLREAIKIANEFLDKGDLITYTQGRKRNKEVYKASGTGSFKKGRLLVITNRSTASASEILTGALQDNDRAFIIGSRTFGKGLVQEPYRLPDGSSLRLTVARYYTPSGRSIQKPYTKDVEAYRQEIYRRNEQIDLDTSEKKYFSTKLSRPLGAGGGISPDFTLTDTLNESEKFEIFLPGLFNSGILDIYILDHLRNEVFNVNNKYHSALQFARSYEISPSIWHNLKRYLESKPKYKNLRITPVGENLIKKYIKASIARLCFGEEGYQQVINQEEGITSRIQLAIMAYDKEFQKLTNK; from the coding sequence TTGTTAGTAATAATTGGAATAATATTCGGTTTTTTTCTGAAGCCACCTACCAAAAGTCGTATTTACCAAATACTTGATATTGTTCAAAACGACTATGTTGACCAACCCTATCCACAAGAATTAGAAGAAGATGCAATCAAAGGTATGCTCTCACAACTCGACCCCCATACCACTTTTGTTCCTGCAGCCTTAGTGGAATATACAGAAAGGAAAGTCAAAGGAAACTATCAAGGGATTGGGGTTGATTATATTATTTATCAAGATACTGCAGTAATAGTTAAAGTCTATACCCGAGGGCCTGCATATATTGCGGGCTTGAGCGAAGGCGACAGAATAATCGAAGCAGACGGACAAAAACTGACCGGAGACAATGCCAAGGACAACAAAATCATCGAAGCTATTTCTGGAGAACCTAACTCCATTGTCAAAATAACAATTTTTAGAAAAAGAAATAAAAAAATCATTGAAACCCAAATCAGACGTGGGTCTGTCCCCCTCAAGAGCGTAGAAACTTATTATCTGATTGACAAATACACGGGTATCATCAAAATAAAATCTTTCAGTGCCAATACATACAATGAATTTAAAGATGCATTGAATGCTTTGCAAAAAGCGGGTATGACAAACTTGGTAATCGACCTGCGCAACAATGGGGGCGGATTATTGCGCGAGGCAATCAAGATTGCCAATGAATTCTTGGACAAAGGAGATTTGATTACCTACACACAAGGGCGCAAACGGAATAAAGAAGTGTACAAAGCCAGCGGAACGGGAAGCTTCAAAAAAGGGAGACTGCTTGTTATCACAAATCGGAGTACTGCTTCTGCCAGCGAAATCCTCACAGGTGCATTGCAAGACAACGACCGCGCATTTATCATAGGTAGCCGAACATTTGGCAAGGGTTTGGTGCAAGAGCCTTATCGCTTACCTGATGGCTCTTCCTTACGACTGACGGTTGCAAGATACTATACCCCTTCCGGGCGTAGCATTCAGAAACCATATACAAAAGATGTGGAGGCATATCGTCAAGAAATTTATCGCAGAAACGAACAAATTGATTTGGACACAAGCGAAAAAAAATATTTTAGCACCAAACTCTCCAGACCACTCGGTGCCGGAGGTGGCATTAGTCCTGACTTTACACTAACGGACACCTTGAACGAATCAGAAAAATTTGAGATTTTTTTACCTGGATTGTTCAATTCTGGCATACTCGATATCTACATTTTAGACCATTTGCGCAATGAGGTTTTCAATGTCAACAATAAATATCATTCCGCCTTACAGTTTGCTCGTTCTTATGAAATCTCCCCGAGCATCTGGCATAATTTAAAGCGATATCTGGAGTCCAAACCTAAATACAAGAATCTGCGTATTACACCTGTGGGTGAAAACCTAATTAAAAAGTATATCAAAGCAAGTATAGCCAGACTGTGTTTTGGAGAAGAGGGATATCAGCAGGTAATCAATCAAGAAGAAGGAATTACAAGTAGAATTCAACTCGCTATCATGGCGTATGACAAGGAGTTTCAAAAATTAACAAATAAATAA
- a CDS encoding aspartate kinase, with product MKIFKFGGASVKDAESVKNVAAILDNHASDKVLVVISAMAKTTNLLENVVDAFVYKKSEMTAKMNEFADFHIKLCKELITDDNHPIFNDLENIFLELECLTEKEVKDDYDFVYDQIVSYGEIISTKIVSAYLLAQGIKNKWVDARNFIFTNSNFREAGVNWSETEHIISTKLKPFAEKSMVITQGFIGKDRNNATTTLGREGSDYSAAIFAWCLNASSVTIWKDVAGVMNADPRKVNSAEKIDSLSFDQAIELAYYGASVIHPKTIQPLKSKGIPLYVKSFVNPNETGTVVKEGKEFKTDKICFIFKENQCLLSLKTRDFSFVAENNLQEIFRILSVHKVRVNVMQNSAISFKTIVDCDERKLSKIIHDLEQSFEIKHTPNLRLISIYNHVGKIIPEFLTQEKKVLLEQKTERVLHLVLA from the coding sequence ATGAAAATATTCAAGTTTGGGGGCGCATCGGTTAAAGATGCCGAATCAGTCAAAAACGTAGCAGCAATACTTGACAACCATGCCTCTGACAAGGTTTTGGTCGTAATATCTGCAATGGCAAAAACTACCAATTTATTAGAAAATGTAGTGGATGCATTTGTTTATAAAAAGTCAGAAATGACTGCCAAAATGAATGAATTTGCCGATTTTCATATCAAGCTTTGCAAAGAACTGATAACAGACGATAATCATCCTATTTTCAATGACCTGGAAAATATTTTCTTGGAACTGGAATGTCTGACCGAGAAAGAAGTAAAAGATGATTATGATTTTGTGTATGACCAAATTGTGAGCTATGGCGAAATTATTTCCACCAAGATTGTGAGCGCATATTTGTTGGCACAAGGTATTAAAAACAAGTGGGTAGATGCCCGTAATTTTATTTTCACTAACAGTAATTTCCGCGAAGCCGGTGTGAATTGGTCTGAAACAGAGCATATTATTTCAACCAAACTCAAGCCTTTTGCTGAAAAGAGCATGGTCATCACACAAGGTTTCATTGGCAAAGACAGAAACAACGCAACCACGACCCTTGGCAGAGAAGGTTCTGACTACAGTGCAGCCATTTTTGCATGGTGCTTAAATGCAAGTTCTGTAACCATCTGGAAAGATGTTGCAGGGGTGATGAATGCTGACCCAAGAAAGGTTAATAGCGCAGAGAAAATTGATTCCTTGAGTTTTGACCAAGCTATTGAGCTTGCTTATTACGGTGCAAGTGTGATTCACCCAAAAACCATTCAACCGCTCAAAAGCAAAGGTATTCCTTTGTATGTAAAATCATTTGTCAACCCCAACGAAACCGGAACTGTTGTTAAAGAAGGTAAAGAATTTAAGACAGACAAAATCTGTTTTATTTTCAAGGAGAACCAGTGTCTGCTTTCGCTTAAAACACGTGATTTTTCATTCGTAGCGGAAAACAATTTGCAAGAGATATTTAGGATATTATCGGTTCATAAAGTTCGCGTCAATGTGATGCAAAACTCAGCGATTAGTTTTAAGACAATAGTGGATTGTGATGAGCGCAAACTCAGTAAAATCATCCACGATTTGGAACAATCTTTTGAAATTAAACATACGCCCAATCTGCGCCTAATAAGCATATACAACCATGTGGGCAAAATAATACCGGAGTTTCTGACTCAAGAAAAAAAGGTACTCCTTGAACAAAAAACCGAAAGGGTACTTCATTTGGTTTTGGCATAG
- the fbp gene encoding class 1 fructose-bisphosphatase → MRNSVITLGQFIIDRQEEVHDAKGAFSDIFRALELAAKIVNRDVRKAGLVDILGNHGSTNVQGEEVKKLDVIANEVFKNHIEKTGEVCAIISEEEDDVYWCTDAKDARYILCMDPLDGSSNIDVNASIGTIFSLYRRHDVSKACSLDDILRPGREIVAAGYVIYGSSTMMVFSSGKGVNGFTLDDSIHEFCLSHPDIQIPANGKIFSVNEGNLHDFSPAIQDYIYTCKAEKLSARYIGSLIADFHRNLLKGGIYMYPATEKAPNGKLRLLYECIPMAYLIEHAGGKGTDGKNRILDIQPEKLHQRTPLFIGSANMVDKIMS, encoded by the coding sequence ATGAGAAATTCAGTAATCACATTAGGGCAATTTATCATTGACAGACAAGAAGAGGTACACGATGCTAAGGGTGCTTTTTCAGATATTTTCAGGGCATTGGAACTGGCTGCCAAGATTGTGAACCGGGATGTGCGCAAGGCAGGTTTGGTGGACATCTTGGGTAATCACGGTTCCACCAATGTACAGGGCGAAGAAGTGAAAAAATTAGATGTGATTGCCAATGAAGTTTTCAAAAATCATATAGAAAAAACCGGAGAAGTATGTGCCATCATTTCCGAAGAGGAAGATGATGTGTATTGGTGTACGGATGCAAAAGATGCAAGGTATATTCTCTGTATGGATCCACTTGACGGCTCGTCTAATATTGATGTCAATGCTTCCATTGGTACTATTTTCTCTCTGTATAGACGCCATGATGTGAGCAAAGCATGTTCGTTGGATGACATCTTGCGTCCGGGCAGAGAGATTGTAGCTGCAGGATATGTTATTTATGGTTCCAGTACTATGATGGTGTTTTCGTCAGGCAAAGGAGTAAACGGCTTTACATTGGATGATTCTATCCATGAATTTTGTCTTTCGCACCCCGATATTCAAATCCCCGCCAACGGCAAGATATTTTCTGTGAACGAAGGCAACCTCCACGATTTCTCCCCCGCCATCCAAGACTATATTTACACTTGCAAAGCCGAGAAACTCAGTGCCAGATACATTGGTTCGCTCATAGCTGATTTTCACCGCAATTTGCTCAAAGGCGGTATTTATATGTACCCGGCAACTGAAAAAGCCCCTAATGGCAAGTTGCGACTGCTCTATGAGTGTATTCCTATGGCATATCTGATTGAACATGCAGGCGGCAAGGGCACGGACGGCAAAAATCGGATATTGGACATTCAACCGGAAAAGTTGCACCAAAGAACACCTTTGTTTATTGGTTCTGCTAATATGGTGGACAAGATTATGAGTTAA
- a CDS encoding metallophosphoesterase translates to MFQSIVSKFNAVLFFGLLGVVLFLLDLYAWQGLRTIARDWSARARTTLFYSYWAVCLFFVVLVICKPFIHAGHGGSPIFGVLQALGFGLMFAQIILAIPLLIEDIYRIFEWLVGLFAHKDAEHILHSRRKFISLTGIGLGSLPFIGLTYGIVKGAHNYRVRKINLQFEELPKSFDGIRIVQISDIHAGSFWSRSAVERGVAMIKELNADLILFTGDLVNSYADEMEQWKELFGSISAPMGVFSILGNHDYGDYVHWSSIEEKVANLDRLKQTQSEMGWQLLNNQTVEIQKNGASIEIVGVENWSAKPNFPKYGNLDKALAESKNLPFQILLTHDPSHWRAQVLQTSQNIKLTLSGHTHGFQFGIETHRFKWSPIKYMYPEWAGLYKQNGQYLYVNRGFGYLGYPGRLGIDPEITMITLKSK, encoded by the coding sequence GTGTTTCAAAGTATAGTGTCAAAGTTTAATGCAGTATTATTTTTTGGGTTATTAGGAGTTGTGCTTTTCCTGCTTGACTTGTATGCCTGGCAAGGTTTAAGGACAATTGCGAGAGATTGGTCGGCAAGAGCCAGAACCACCTTGTTCTATTCATATTGGGCTGTATGTTTATTCTTTGTAGTATTAGTTATATGCAAACCTTTTATCCATGCCGGACACGGAGGCAGCCCAATCTTTGGCGTATTGCAGGCATTGGGGTTCGGACTTATGTTTGCTCAGATTATTTTAGCTATTCCTTTATTGATTGAAGATATTTACAGAATATTTGAATGGCTCGTTGGCTTATTTGCACACAAAGACGCAGAGCATATTTTGCACAGCCGCAGAAAATTTATCTCTCTGACCGGTATTGGCTTAGGCTCTTTGCCGTTTATAGGTCTTACTTATGGAATTGTAAAAGGCGCACATAATTATAGGGTCAGAAAAATAAATTTACAATTTGAAGAGCTACCCAAATCCTTTGATGGTATTCGCATAGTACAAATATCTGATATTCATGCAGGCAGTTTTTGGAGTAGAAGCGCTGTAGAAAGAGGAGTGGCAATGATTAAGGAACTCAATGCAGATTTAATCCTTTTTACAGGCGACCTTGTTAACAGTTATGCGGATGAAATGGAACAATGGAAAGAACTATTTGGCAGTATTTCAGCCCCCATGGGCGTGTTTTCCATACTTGGCAATCACGATTACGGTGATTACGTTCATTGGAGTTCGATTGAAGAAAAAGTTGCGAACCTTGATAGATTAAAACAAACCCAATCCGAAATGGGCTGGCAGTTGCTAAATAACCAAACAGTTGAGATACAAAAGAATGGAGCAAGTATTGAAATTGTTGGGGTGGAAAATTGGAGTGCTAAACCCAATTTTCCCAAATACGGCAATTTGGACAAAGCGCTTGCCGAATCCAAAAACCTACCATTTCAAATTTTACTCACACACGACCCCAGCCATTGGCGAGCGCAAGTTCTTCAGACCTCTCAAAACATTAAACTCACACTTTCAGGACATACTCACGGATTCCAGTTTGGGATAGAAACGCACAGGTTTAAATGGAGCCCAATAAAATACATGTACCCCGAATGGGCCGGATTATACAAGCAAAACGGACAGTATCTCTATGTAAACCGCGGATTTGGCTATCTCGGATATCCGGGCAGATTGGGCATTGACCCGGAAATCACAATGATTACGTTGAAGTCTAAATAA
- a CDS encoding nucleoside-diphosphate kinase: MTTNQTFTMIKPDAVSNGHTGKILDQIISAGFKIKAMKYTRLSQEQAEMFYAIHRERPFFNDLVSFMTSGSIVAAILEKENAVADFRDLIGATDPKKAAPGTIRNRFAESIDANAIHGSDSDENAEIEGNTFFSKFERF, encoded by the coding sequence ATGACAACCAATCAAACATTCACAATGATTAAACCCGATGCTGTATCAAACGGACACACGGGCAAAATTTTAGACCAAATTATTTCCGCAGGCTTCAAAATAAAGGCGATGAAATACACCCGTTTGAGCCAAGAACAAGCAGAGATGTTTTATGCAATTCACAGAGAACGTCCTTTTTTTAATGATTTGGTTAGTTTTATGACCTCCGGCAGTATTGTAGCAGCCATTCTTGAAAAAGAGAATGCGGTGGCAGATTTCCGAGATTTAATCGGTGCAACAGACCCTAAAAAAGCTGCTCCCGGTACCATCCGCAACCGTTTTGCCGAGTCTATTGATGCAAATGCAATCCACGGTTCAGATAGCGATGAAAATGCAGAAATAGAAGGAAACACTTTTTTCAGCAAATTTGAAAGGTTTTAA
- a CDS encoding NADP-dependent malic enzyme — MSDNNIKQDSLNYHSEGRPGKIEVIPTKPTATKRDLSLAYSPGVAEPCLKIAENKEDVYKYTAKGNLVAVISNGTAVLGLGDIGPEASKPVMEGKGLLFKIFADIDVFDIELNAKSVEEFVACVKAMEPTFGGINLEDIKSPECFEIEKRLRQELNIPIMHDDQHGTAIISGAGLLNALKIVNKDISKVKMVVNGAGASAISCSKLFISLGVSKENLIMLDSKGVIRKDRSVLDENKIFFATDHDVHHLADALVGADVFVGLSKGNIMTPEMVLSMASNPIVFALANPDPEIDYELAIQTRPDLVMATGRSDYPNQVNNVLGFPFIFRGALDVRATEINEEMKLAAVRALAALALEPVPESVSVAYKQPNISFGKNYIIPKPLDPRLIEVVAPAVAQAAMDSGVAKQPIANMEKYKQQLRDRLGLDNKFIRRVNTRAQQSPKTVVFVEADNLKVLKAAQISLEEGIAKPILLGDKKRINRLMEEYNIDLKDITMIDPWEEEAKREEFGNMLYEKRKRKGMTLSEAKKMMRDRNYYGMMMLEKGEADAVISGMTKHYSNTIRPALQVIGKEEGYSQVSGMYIMMTKKGPYFFADTTVNINPNWEQLVEITRQVHKKVSDFGVEPRIAMLSYSNFGSSKGEIPGKLQKAVEYLHQHHPEIIVDGEMQATFALNKDLLSENFPFSNLVDSEVNTFIFPELASGNIAYNFAKSFGKTETMGPILMGLKRSVHILQLASSVREIVNMVAVAVLDAQAKSETGRRVGG; from the coding sequence ATGTCAGACAATAATATAAAGCAAGACTCATTAAACTACCATTCTGAAGGTCGTCCGGGTAAAATTGAGGTTATACCCACCAAGCCTACTGCGACAAAGAGAGATTTGAGCTTAGCTTACTCTCCCGGTGTAGCCGAACCTTGTTTGAAAATTGCTGAGAATAAAGAAGATGTATATAAATACACTGCCAAGGGGAATCTTGTAGCTGTTATTTCCAACGGGACGGCTGTTTTAGGATTAGGCGATATAGGTCCCGAAGCATCAAAGCCGGTAATGGAAGGTAAGGGCTTGTTGTTTAAAATATTTGCAGATATAGATGTATTTGATATTGAGTTAAACGCCAAGTCCGTTGAAGAATTTGTAGCTTGTGTCAAAGCTATGGAACCCACTTTTGGCGGAATAAATCTGGAGGATATCAAATCGCCTGAATGTTTTGAAATTGAAAAACGCCTGCGCCAAGAACTGAATATTCCTATCATGCACGATGATCAGCACGGTACTGCAATCATATCAGGTGCCGGCTTGCTCAATGCACTTAAAATAGTGAATAAAGATATTTCCAAGGTTAAAATGGTTGTAAATGGAGCGGGTGCATCCGCCATCTCATGTTCAAAATTATTTATTTCTCTTGGTGTCAGCAAAGAAAATCTGATTATGCTTGACAGTAAAGGTGTTATCAGAAAAGACCGCAGCGTCTTGGACGAGAACAAAATATTTTTTGCTACCGACCATGATGTACATCATTTGGCAGATGCACTTGTGGGTGCGGATGTTTTTGTGGGTTTATCCAAAGGAAATATTATGACTCCGGAGATGGTGCTCAGCATGGCTTCTAACCCTATTGTTTTTGCTTTAGCCAACCCGGACCCCGAGATTGATTATGAACTTGCTATTCAAACCCGTCCCGATTTGGTCATGGCAACCGGAAGAAGCGATTATCCCAATCAGGTGAATAATGTACTTGGTTTTCCATTCATTTTTAGAGGAGCGCTTGATGTTAGAGCAACTGAAATCAATGAAGAGATGAAGTTGGCTGCCGTTCGGGCATTGGCAGCACTCGCACTCGAGCCTGTGCCTGAATCTGTTAGCGTTGCTTATAAACAGCCTAATATTTCCTTTGGCAAAAATTATATCATCCCCAAACCACTTGACCCGCGTTTGATAGAAGTGGTTGCGCCTGCGGTTGCACAAGCGGCTATGGACAGTGGTGTAGCCAAGCAGCCCATCGCCAATATGGAGAAATATAAACAACAACTTAGAGACAGACTGGGTTTAGACAATAAATTTATCAGACGTGTGAATACAAGGGCACAACAGAGCCCTAAAACGGTTGTTTTTGTGGAAGCCGACAACCTCAAAGTTCTCAAAGCAGCTCAAATTAGCTTAGAAGAGGGAATTGCAAAACCCATTTTGTTGGGAGATAAAAAAAGGATTAATCGCTTGATGGAAGAGTATAATATTGATTTGAAAGACATCACCATGATTGATCCTTGGGAAGAGGAGGCAAAAAGGGAGGAGTTCGGCAATATGCTTTATGAAAAACGCAAGCGCAAAGGAATGACGCTCAGTGAAGCCAAAAAGATGATGAGAGACCGAAATTATTATGGGATGATGATGTTAGAAAAAGGCGAAGCAGATGCGGTTATTTCCGGTATGACCAAACACTATTCTAACACCATTCGCCCTGCGTTGCAAGTGATAGGGAAGGAAGAAGGATATTCCCAAGTTTCAGGTATGTATATCATGATGACTAAAAAAGGTCCGTATTTCTTTGCCGATACTACGGTGAATATCAATCCTAACTGGGAACAGTTGGTTGAAATTACCCGTCAGGTACATAAAAAAGTGAGTGATTTTGGTGTAGAGCCCAGAATTGCTATGTTGTCATATTCAAACTTTGGTTCATCAAAAGGAGAAATTCCGGGAAAATTGCAAAAGGCAGTTGAGTACTTGCATCAACATCATCCCGAAATTATTGTAGATGGCGAGATGCAGGCAACGTTTGCACTCAACAAAGATCTTTTATCCGAAAACTTCCCTTTCAGCAACCTTGTGGACAGCGAAGTCAATACTTTTATTTTCCCTGAACTTGCCTCCGGAAACATCGCATATAATTTTGCAAAAAGTTTTGGCAAAACAGAAACCATGGGACCTATCTTAATGGGACTTAAACGCTCGGTTCATATTCTACAATTAGCAAGCAGTGTGCGCGAAATTGTGAATATGGTGGCTGTGGCTGTACTGGATGCGCAAGCTAAGAGTGAGACAGGCAGAAGAGTAGGCGGATAG